A single region of the Neomonachus schauinslandi chromosome 3, ASM220157v2, whole genome shotgun sequence genome encodes:
- the ZEB2 gene encoding zinc finger E-box-binding homeobox 2 isoform X1, with product MKQPIMADGPRCKRRKQANPRRKNVVNYDNVVDTGSETDEEDKLQIAEEDGIANPLDQERSPASVPNRESSPHVSQALLPREEEEDDLREGGVEHTWHSNDILQASVDGPEEMKEDYDTMGPEATIQTTVNNSSVKNANCTSDFEEYFAKRKLEERDGHAVSIEEYLQRSDTAIIYPEAPEELSRLGTPEANGQEENDLPPGTPDAFAQLLTCPYCDRGYKRLTSLKEHIKYRHEKNEENFSCPLCSYTFAYRTQLERHMVTHKPGTDQHQMLTQGAGNRKFKCTECGKAFKYKHHLKEHLRIHSGEKPYECPNCKKRFSHSGSYSSHISSKKCIGLISVNGRMRNNIKTGSSPNSVSSSPTNSAITQLRNKLENGKPLSMSEQTGLLKIKTEPLDFNDYKVLMATHGFSGTSPFMNGALGATSPLGVHPSAQSPMQHLGVGMEAPLLGFPTMNSNLSEVQKVLQIVDNTVSRQKMDCKAEEISKLKSYHMKDACSQPEEQGVTSPNIPPVGLPVVSHNGATKSIIDYTLEKVNEAKACLQSLTTDSRRQISNIKKEKLRTLIDLVTDDKMIENHNISTPFSCQFCKESFPGPIPLHQHERYLCKMNEEIKAVLQPHDNIVPNKAGVFVDNKALLLSSVLSEKGMTSPINPYKDHMSVLKAYYAMNMEPNSDELLKISIAVGLPQEFVKEWFEQRKVYQYSNSRSPSLERNSKPLAPNSNPPTKDSLLPRSPVKPMDSITSPSIAELHNSVTNCDPPLRLTKPSHFTNIKPVEKLDHSRSNTPSPLNLSSTSSKNSHSSSYTPNSFSSEELQAEPLDLSLPKQMKEPKSIIATKNKTKASSINLDHNSISSSSENSDEPLNLTFIKKEFSNSNNLDNKSTNPVFGMNPFSAKTLYTALPPQSAFPPATFMPPVQTSIPGLRPYPGLDQMSFLPHMAYTYPTGAATFADMQQRRKYQRKQGFQGELLDGAQDYMSGLDDMTDSDSCLSRKKIKKTESGMYACDLCDKTFQKSSSLLRHKYEHTGKRPHQCQICKKAFKHKHHLIEHSRLHSGEKPYQCDKCGKRFSHSGSYSQHMNHRYSYCKREAEEREAAEREAREKGHLEPAELLMNRAYLQSITPQGYSDSEERESMPRDGESEKEHEKEGEDGYEKLGRQDGDEEFEEEEEESENKSMDTDPETIRDEEETGDHSMDDSSEDGKMETKSDHEEDNMEDGMNLK from the exons TGGTGAACTATGACAATGTAGTGGACACGGGTTCAGAAACAGATGAGGAGGACAAGCTTCAAATTGCTGAGGAGGACGGGATTGCTAACCCCCTGGACCAGGAGAGGAGTCCAGCTAGCGTGCCCAACCGTGAGTCCTCCCCACATGTGAGCCAAGCTCTATTGccaagagaagaagaggaagatgaccTAAGGGAGGGTGGAGTGGAACATACTTGGCACAGCAACGACATTCTGCAAGCCTCTGTAGATGGTCCAG aagaaatgaaggaagactATGACACTATGGGGCCGGAAGCCACGATCCAGACCACAGTTAACAATAGTTCAG TTAAGAATGCAAATTGCACATCAGACTTTGAGGAATACTTtgccaaaagaaaactggaggaaCGCGATGGCCATGCAGTCAGCATCGAGGAGTACCTTCAGCGCAGTGACACAGCTATTATTTACCCAGAAGCCCCCGAGGAGCTGTCTCGCCTTGGCACGCCAGAGGCCAATGGGCAAGAAGAAAATG ACCTGCCACCTGGAACTCCAGATGCTTTTGCCCAACTGCTGACCTGCCCCTACTGCGACCGGGGCTACAAGCGCTTGACATCACTGAAGGAGCACATCAAGTACCGCCACGAGAAGAATGAAGAGAACTTTTCCTGCCCTCTTTGTAGCTACACGTTTGCCTACCGCACCCAGCTCGAGCGGCATATGGTGACGCACAAGCCAGGGACAGATCAG CACCAAATGCTGACCCAAGGAGCAGGTAATCGCAAGTTCAAATGCACAGAGTGCGGCAAGGCTTTCAAATATAAACACCATCTGAAAGAACACCTGCGAATTCACAGTG GTGAAAAACCGTACGAGTGCCCAAACTGCAAGAAACGTTTCTCCCATTCTGGTTCCTACAGTTCACACATCAGCAGCAAGAAGTGTATTGGTTTAATCTCTGTAAATGGCCGAATGAGAAACAATATCAAGACGGGTTCTTCCCctaattctgtttcttcttctcctaCGAATTCAGCTATTACCCAGTTAAGAAACAAATTGGAGAATGGAAAACCACTTAGTATGTCTGAACAGACAggcttacttaaaattaaaacagaaccACTAGACTTCAATGACTATAAAGTTCTTATGGCCACACACGGGTTCAGTGGCACTAGTCCCTTTATGAATGGTGCACTTGGAGCCACCAGCCCTTTGGGAGTTCATCCGTCTGCTCAGAGTCCAATGCAGCACTTGGGCGTAGGGATGGAAGCCCCTCTACTCGGATTTCCCACGATGAATAGTAACTTAAGCGAGGTACAAAAGGTTCTACAGATTGTGGACAATACGGTTTCCAGGCAAAAAATGGACTGCAAGGCTGAAGAAATTTCCAAGTTGAAAAGTTATCACATGAAGGATGCATGCTCTCAACCTGAGGAACAAGGAGTCACTTCTCCTAATATTCCACCTGTAGGTCTTCCAGTCGTGAGTCATAATGGTGCCACTAAAAGTATTATTGACTACACATTAGAAAAAGTCAATGAAGCCAAAGCTTGCCTCCAGAGCTTGACTACTGACTCAAGGAGACAGATCAGTAatataaagaaagagaagctaCGTACTTTAATAGATTTGGTCACTGATGATAAAATGATCGAGAACCACAACATATCCACTCCATTTTCTTGCCAGTTCTGTAAAGAAAGTTTCCCTGGCCCCATCCCCTTGCATCAGCATGAACGTTACCTTTGTAAGATGAATGAAGAGATCAAGGCAGTCCTGCAACCTCACGACAACATAGTCCCCAACAAAGCCGGAGTTTTTGTTGATAATAAAGCCCTCCTCTTGTCATCTGTACTTTCTGAGAAAGGAATGACAAGCCCCATCAACCCATACAAGGACCACATGTCTGTACTGAAAGCATATTATGCtatgaacatggagcccaactctgATGAACTGCTGAAAATTTCCATTGCTGTGGGCCTTCCTCAGGAATTTGTGAAGGAATGGTTTGAGCAACGAAAAGTCTACCAGTATTCAAATTCCAGGTCACCATCACTGGAAAGGAACTCCAAGCCGCTAGCTCCCAACAGTAACCCTCCCACAAAAGACTCTTTATTACCCAGGTCTCCCGTAAAGCCTATGGACTCCATAACATCACCATCCATAGCAGAACTCCACAACAGTGTGACGAATTGTGATCCTCCTCTCAGGCTAACCAAACCTTCCCATTTTACCAATATTAAACCAGTTGAGAAATTGGACCACTCAAGGAGTAATACTCCCTCTCCCTTAAAtctttcctccacatcttctAAAAACTCCCACAGTAGTTCTTACACTCCAAACAGCTTCTCTTCTGAGGAGCTCCAGGCTGAGCCTTTGGACTTGTCATtaccaaaacaaatgaaagaaccCAAAAGTATTATAGccacaaagaacaaaacaaaagctagCAGCATAAATTTAGACCATAACAGTATTTCTTCATCATCTGAAAACTCGGATGAGCCTCTAAACTTGACTTTTATCAAGAAGGAGTTTTCAAACTCAAATAATCTGGACAACAAAAGCACTAACCCAGTGTTCGGCATGAACCCATTTAGTGCCAAAACTTTGTACACAGCTCTTCCTCCACAAAGCGCATTTCCCCCTGCCACTTTCATGCCACCAGTCCAGACCAGTATCCCTGGGCTACGACCATACCCGGGACTGGATCAGATGAGCTTCCTACCACATATGGCCTATACTTACCCAACTGGAGCAGCTACTTTTGCTGATATGCAGCAAAGGAGAAAGTACCAGCGGAAACAAGGATTTCAG GGAGAATTGCTTGATGGAGCACAAGACTACATGTCAGGCCTAGATGACATGACAGACTCCGACTCCTGTCTGTCTCGAAAGAAGATCAAGAAGACAGAGAGTGGCATGTATGCATGTGACTTATGTGACAAGACATTCCAGAAAAGCAGTTCCCTTCTGCGGCATAAATACGAACACACAG GAAAAAGACCACATCAGTGTCAGATTTGTAAGAAAGCGTTTAAACACAAGCACCACCTTATCGAGCACTCGCGGCTTCACTCGGGCGAGAAGCCCTATCAGTGTGATAAATGTGGCAAGCGCTTCTCCCACTCGGGCTCGTACTCGCAGCACATGAATCACAGGTATTCCTACTGCAAGCGCGAGGCGGAGGAGCGGGAAGCGGCGGAGCGCGAGGCGCGCGAGAAGGGCCACCTGGAGCCGGCCGAGCTGCTGATGAACCGGGCGTACTTGCAGAGCATCACCCCGCAGGGCTACTCCGACTCCGAGGAGCGGGAGAGCATGCCGAGGGACGGCGAGAGCGAGAAGGAGCACGAGAAGGAAGGCGAGGATGGCTACGAGAAGCTGGGCAGACAGGATGGCGACGAGGAgtttgaggaggaagaggaagaaagtgaaaataaaagtatggaTACGGATCCCGAGACGATACGAGATGAGGAGGAGACTGGAGACCACTCCATGGACGATAGTTCCGAGGATGGGAAAATGGAAACCAAATCAGACCACGAGGAAGACAATATGGAAGATGGCAT gaaCTTGAAGTGA
- the ZEB2 gene encoding zinc finger E-box-binding homeobox 2 isoform X2, which translates to MKQPIMADGPRCKRRKQANPRRKNVVNYDNVVDTGSETDEEDKLQIAEEDGIANPLDQERSPASVPNRESSPHVSQALLPREEEEDDLREGGVEHTWHSNDILQASVDGPEEMKEDYDTMGPEATIQTTVNNSSVKNANCTSDFEEYFAKRKLEERDGHAVSIEEYLQRSDTAIIYPEAPEELSRLGTPEANGQEENDLPPGTPDAFAQLLTCPYCDRGYKRLTSLKEHIKYRHEKNEENFSCPLCSYTFAYRTQLERHMVTHKPGTDQHQMLTQGAGNRKFKCTECGKAFKYKHHLKEHLRIHSGEKPYECPNCKKRFSHSGSYSSHISSKKCIGLISVNGRMRNNIKTGSSPNSVSSSPTNSAITQLRNKLENGKPLSMSEQTGLLKIKTEPLDFNDYKVLMATHGFSGTSPFMNGALGATSPLGVHPSAQSPMQHLGVGMEAPLLGFPTMNSNLSEVQKVLQIVDNTVSRQKMDCKAEEISKLKSYHMKDACSQPEEQGVTSPNIPPVGLPVVSHNGATKSIIDYTLEKVNEAKACLQSLTTDSRRQISNIKKEKLRTLIDLVTDDKMIENHNISTPFSCQFCKESFPGPIPLHQHERYLCKMNEEIKAVLQPHDNIVPNKAGVFVDNKALLLSSVLSEKGMTSPINPYKDHMSVLKAYYAMNMEPNSDELLKISIAVGLPQEFVKEWFEQRKVYQYSNSRSPSLERNSKPLAPNSNPPTKDSLLPRSPVKPMDSITSPSIAELHNSVTNCDPPLRLTKPSHFTNIKPVEKLDHSRSNTPSPLNLSSTSSKNSHSSSYTPNSFSSEELQAEPLDLSLPKQMKEPKSIIATKNKTKASSINLDHNSISSSSENSDEPLNLTFIKKEFSNSNNLDNKSTNPVFGMNPFSAKTLYTALPPQSAFPPATFMPPVQTSIPGLRPYPGLDQMSFLPHMAYTYPTGAATFADMQQRRKYQRKQGFQGELLDGAQDYMSGLDDMTDSDSCLSRKKIKKTESGMYACDLCDKTFQKSSSLLRHKYEHTGKRPHQCQICKKAFKHKHHLIEHSRLHSGEKPYQCDKCGKRFSHSGSYSQHMNHRYSYCKREAEEREAAEREAREKGHLEPAELLMNRAYLQSITPQGYSDSEERESMPRDGESEKEHEKEGEDGYEKLGRQDGDEEFEEEEEESENKSMDTDPETIRDEEETGDHSMDDSSEDGKMETKSDHEEDNMEDGM; encoded by the exons TGGTGAACTATGACAATGTAGTGGACACGGGTTCAGAAACAGATGAGGAGGACAAGCTTCAAATTGCTGAGGAGGACGGGATTGCTAACCCCCTGGACCAGGAGAGGAGTCCAGCTAGCGTGCCCAACCGTGAGTCCTCCCCACATGTGAGCCAAGCTCTATTGccaagagaagaagaggaagatgaccTAAGGGAGGGTGGAGTGGAACATACTTGGCACAGCAACGACATTCTGCAAGCCTCTGTAGATGGTCCAG aagaaatgaaggaagactATGACACTATGGGGCCGGAAGCCACGATCCAGACCACAGTTAACAATAGTTCAG TTAAGAATGCAAATTGCACATCAGACTTTGAGGAATACTTtgccaaaagaaaactggaggaaCGCGATGGCCATGCAGTCAGCATCGAGGAGTACCTTCAGCGCAGTGACACAGCTATTATTTACCCAGAAGCCCCCGAGGAGCTGTCTCGCCTTGGCACGCCAGAGGCCAATGGGCAAGAAGAAAATG ACCTGCCACCTGGAACTCCAGATGCTTTTGCCCAACTGCTGACCTGCCCCTACTGCGACCGGGGCTACAAGCGCTTGACATCACTGAAGGAGCACATCAAGTACCGCCACGAGAAGAATGAAGAGAACTTTTCCTGCCCTCTTTGTAGCTACACGTTTGCCTACCGCACCCAGCTCGAGCGGCATATGGTGACGCACAAGCCAGGGACAGATCAG CACCAAATGCTGACCCAAGGAGCAGGTAATCGCAAGTTCAAATGCACAGAGTGCGGCAAGGCTTTCAAATATAAACACCATCTGAAAGAACACCTGCGAATTCACAGTG GTGAAAAACCGTACGAGTGCCCAAACTGCAAGAAACGTTTCTCCCATTCTGGTTCCTACAGTTCACACATCAGCAGCAAGAAGTGTATTGGTTTAATCTCTGTAAATGGCCGAATGAGAAACAATATCAAGACGGGTTCTTCCCctaattctgtttcttcttctcctaCGAATTCAGCTATTACCCAGTTAAGAAACAAATTGGAGAATGGAAAACCACTTAGTATGTCTGAACAGACAggcttacttaaaattaaaacagaaccACTAGACTTCAATGACTATAAAGTTCTTATGGCCACACACGGGTTCAGTGGCACTAGTCCCTTTATGAATGGTGCACTTGGAGCCACCAGCCCTTTGGGAGTTCATCCGTCTGCTCAGAGTCCAATGCAGCACTTGGGCGTAGGGATGGAAGCCCCTCTACTCGGATTTCCCACGATGAATAGTAACTTAAGCGAGGTACAAAAGGTTCTACAGATTGTGGACAATACGGTTTCCAGGCAAAAAATGGACTGCAAGGCTGAAGAAATTTCCAAGTTGAAAAGTTATCACATGAAGGATGCATGCTCTCAACCTGAGGAACAAGGAGTCACTTCTCCTAATATTCCACCTGTAGGTCTTCCAGTCGTGAGTCATAATGGTGCCACTAAAAGTATTATTGACTACACATTAGAAAAAGTCAATGAAGCCAAAGCTTGCCTCCAGAGCTTGACTACTGACTCAAGGAGACAGATCAGTAatataaagaaagagaagctaCGTACTTTAATAGATTTGGTCACTGATGATAAAATGATCGAGAACCACAACATATCCACTCCATTTTCTTGCCAGTTCTGTAAAGAAAGTTTCCCTGGCCCCATCCCCTTGCATCAGCATGAACGTTACCTTTGTAAGATGAATGAAGAGATCAAGGCAGTCCTGCAACCTCACGACAACATAGTCCCCAACAAAGCCGGAGTTTTTGTTGATAATAAAGCCCTCCTCTTGTCATCTGTACTTTCTGAGAAAGGAATGACAAGCCCCATCAACCCATACAAGGACCACATGTCTGTACTGAAAGCATATTATGCtatgaacatggagcccaactctgATGAACTGCTGAAAATTTCCATTGCTGTGGGCCTTCCTCAGGAATTTGTGAAGGAATGGTTTGAGCAACGAAAAGTCTACCAGTATTCAAATTCCAGGTCACCATCACTGGAAAGGAACTCCAAGCCGCTAGCTCCCAACAGTAACCCTCCCACAAAAGACTCTTTATTACCCAGGTCTCCCGTAAAGCCTATGGACTCCATAACATCACCATCCATAGCAGAACTCCACAACAGTGTGACGAATTGTGATCCTCCTCTCAGGCTAACCAAACCTTCCCATTTTACCAATATTAAACCAGTTGAGAAATTGGACCACTCAAGGAGTAATACTCCCTCTCCCTTAAAtctttcctccacatcttctAAAAACTCCCACAGTAGTTCTTACACTCCAAACAGCTTCTCTTCTGAGGAGCTCCAGGCTGAGCCTTTGGACTTGTCATtaccaaaacaaatgaaagaaccCAAAAGTATTATAGccacaaagaacaaaacaaaagctagCAGCATAAATTTAGACCATAACAGTATTTCTTCATCATCTGAAAACTCGGATGAGCCTCTAAACTTGACTTTTATCAAGAAGGAGTTTTCAAACTCAAATAATCTGGACAACAAAAGCACTAACCCAGTGTTCGGCATGAACCCATTTAGTGCCAAAACTTTGTACACAGCTCTTCCTCCACAAAGCGCATTTCCCCCTGCCACTTTCATGCCACCAGTCCAGACCAGTATCCCTGGGCTACGACCATACCCGGGACTGGATCAGATGAGCTTCCTACCACATATGGCCTATACTTACCCAACTGGAGCAGCTACTTTTGCTGATATGCAGCAAAGGAGAAAGTACCAGCGGAAACAAGGATTTCAG GGAGAATTGCTTGATGGAGCACAAGACTACATGTCAGGCCTAGATGACATGACAGACTCCGACTCCTGTCTGTCTCGAAAGAAGATCAAGAAGACAGAGAGTGGCATGTATGCATGTGACTTATGTGACAAGACATTCCAGAAAAGCAGTTCCCTTCTGCGGCATAAATACGAACACACAG GAAAAAGACCACATCAGTGTCAGATTTGTAAGAAAGCGTTTAAACACAAGCACCACCTTATCGAGCACTCGCGGCTTCACTCGGGCGAGAAGCCCTATCAGTGTGATAAATGTGGCAAGCGCTTCTCCCACTCGGGCTCGTACTCGCAGCACATGAATCACAGGTATTCCTACTGCAAGCGCGAGGCGGAGGAGCGGGAAGCGGCGGAGCGCGAGGCGCGCGAGAAGGGCCACCTGGAGCCGGCCGAGCTGCTGATGAACCGGGCGTACTTGCAGAGCATCACCCCGCAGGGCTACTCCGACTCCGAGGAGCGGGAGAGCATGCCGAGGGACGGCGAGAGCGAGAAGGAGCACGAGAAGGAAGGCGAGGATGGCTACGAGAAGCTGGGCAGACAGGATGGCGACGAGGAgtttgaggaggaagaggaagaaagtgaaaataaaagtatggaTACGGATCCCGAGACGATACGAGATGAGGAGGAGACTGGAGACCACTCCATGGACGATAGTTCCGAGGATGGGAAAATGGAAACCAAATCAGACCACGAGGAAGACAATATGGAAGATGGCATGTAA
- the ZEB2 gene encoding zinc finger E-box-binding homeobox 2 isoform X3 translates to MKQPIMADGPRCKRRKQANPRRKNVVNYDNVVDTGSETDEEDKLQIAEEDGIANPLDQERSPASVPNRESSPHVSQALLPREEEEDDLREGGVEHTWHSNDILQASVDGPEEMKEDYDTMGPEATIQTTVNNSSVKNANCTSDFEEYFAKRKLEERDGHAVSIEEYLQRSDTAIIYPEAPEELSRLGTPEANGQEENDLPPGTPDAFAQLLTCPYCDRGYKRLTSLKEHIKYRHEKNEENFSCPLCSYTFAYRTQLERHMVTHKPGTDQHQMLTQGAGNRKFKCTECGKAFKYKHHLKEHLRIHSGEKPYECPNCKKRFSHSGSYSSHISSKKCIGLISVNGRMRNNIKTGSSPNSVSSSPTNSAITQLRNKLENGKPLSMSEQTGLLKIKTEPLDFNDYKVLMATHGFSGTSPFMNGALGATSPLGVHPSAQSPMQHLGVGMEAPLLGFPTMNSNLSEVQKVLQIVDNTVSRQKMDCKAEEISKLKSYHMKDACSQPEEQGVTSPNIPPVGLPVVSHNGATKSIIDYTLEKVNEAKACLQSLTTDSRRQISNIKKEKLRTLIDLVTDDKMIENHNISTPFSCQFCKESFPGPIPLHQHERYLCKMNEEIKAVLQPHDNIVPNKAGVFVDNKALLLSSVLSEKGMTSPINPYKDHMSVLKAYYAMNMEPNSDELLKISIAVGLPQEFVKEWFEQRKVYQYSNSRSPSLERNSKPLAPNSNPPTKDSLLPRSPVKPMDSITSPSIAELHNSVTNCDPPLRLTKPSHFTNIKPVEKLDHSRSNTPSPLNLSSTSSKNSHSSSYTPNSFSSEELQAEPLDLSLPKQMKEPKSIIATKNKTKASSINLDHNSISSSSENSDEPLNLTFIKKEFSNSNNLDNKSTNPVFGMNPFSAKTLYTALPPQSAFPPATFMPPVQTSIPGLRPYPGLDQMSFLPHMAYTYPTGAATFADMQQRRKYQRKQGFQGELLDGAQDYMSGLDDMTDSDSCLSRKKIKKTESGMYACDLCDKTFQKSSSLLRHKYEHTGH, encoded by the exons TGGTGAACTATGACAATGTAGTGGACACGGGTTCAGAAACAGATGAGGAGGACAAGCTTCAAATTGCTGAGGAGGACGGGATTGCTAACCCCCTGGACCAGGAGAGGAGTCCAGCTAGCGTGCCCAACCGTGAGTCCTCCCCACATGTGAGCCAAGCTCTATTGccaagagaagaagaggaagatgaccTAAGGGAGGGTGGAGTGGAACATACTTGGCACAGCAACGACATTCTGCAAGCCTCTGTAGATGGTCCAG aagaaatgaaggaagactATGACACTATGGGGCCGGAAGCCACGATCCAGACCACAGTTAACAATAGTTCAG TTAAGAATGCAAATTGCACATCAGACTTTGAGGAATACTTtgccaaaagaaaactggaggaaCGCGATGGCCATGCAGTCAGCATCGAGGAGTACCTTCAGCGCAGTGACACAGCTATTATTTACCCAGAAGCCCCCGAGGAGCTGTCTCGCCTTGGCACGCCAGAGGCCAATGGGCAAGAAGAAAATG ACCTGCCACCTGGAACTCCAGATGCTTTTGCCCAACTGCTGACCTGCCCCTACTGCGACCGGGGCTACAAGCGCTTGACATCACTGAAGGAGCACATCAAGTACCGCCACGAGAAGAATGAAGAGAACTTTTCCTGCCCTCTTTGTAGCTACACGTTTGCCTACCGCACCCAGCTCGAGCGGCATATGGTGACGCACAAGCCAGGGACAGATCAG CACCAAATGCTGACCCAAGGAGCAGGTAATCGCAAGTTCAAATGCACAGAGTGCGGCAAGGCTTTCAAATATAAACACCATCTGAAAGAACACCTGCGAATTCACAGTG GTGAAAAACCGTACGAGTGCCCAAACTGCAAGAAACGTTTCTCCCATTCTGGTTCCTACAGTTCACACATCAGCAGCAAGAAGTGTATTGGTTTAATCTCTGTAAATGGCCGAATGAGAAACAATATCAAGACGGGTTCTTCCCctaattctgtttcttcttctcctaCGAATTCAGCTATTACCCAGTTAAGAAACAAATTGGAGAATGGAAAACCACTTAGTATGTCTGAACAGACAggcttacttaaaattaaaacagaaccACTAGACTTCAATGACTATAAAGTTCTTATGGCCACACACGGGTTCAGTGGCACTAGTCCCTTTATGAATGGTGCACTTGGAGCCACCAGCCCTTTGGGAGTTCATCCGTCTGCTCAGAGTCCAATGCAGCACTTGGGCGTAGGGATGGAAGCCCCTCTACTCGGATTTCCCACGATGAATAGTAACTTAAGCGAGGTACAAAAGGTTCTACAGATTGTGGACAATACGGTTTCCAGGCAAAAAATGGACTGCAAGGCTGAAGAAATTTCCAAGTTGAAAAGTTATCACATGAAGGATGCATGCTCTCAACCTGAGGAACAAGGAGTCACTTCTCCTAATATTCCACCTGTAGGTCTTCCAGTCGTGAGTCATAATGGTGCCACTAAAAGTATTATTGACTACACATTAGAAAAAGTCAATGAAGCCAAAGCTTGCCTCCAGAGCTTGACTACTGACTCAAGGAGACAGATCAGTAatataaagaaagagaagctaCGTACTTTAATAGATTTGGTCACTGATGATAAAATGATCGAGAACCACAACATATCCACTCCATTTTCTTGCCAGTTCTGTAAAGAAAGTTTCCCTGGCCCCATCCCCTTGCATCAGCATGAACGTTACCTTTGTAAGATGAATGAAGAGATCAAGGCAGTCCTGCAACCTCACGACAACATAGTCCCCAACAAAGCCGGAGTTTTTGTTGATAATAAAGCCCTCCTCTTGTCATCTGTACTTTCTGAGAAAGGAATGACAAGCCCCATCAACCCATACAAGGACCACATGTCTGTACTGAAAGCATATTATGCtatgaacatggagcccaactctgATGAACTGCTGAAAATTTCCATTGCTGTGGGCCTTCCTCAGGAATTTGTGAAGGAATGGTTTGAGCAACGAAAAGTCTACCAGTATTCAAATTCCAGGTCACCATCACTGGAAAGGAACTCCAAGCCGCTAGCTCCCAACAGTAACCCTCCCACAAAAGACTCTTTATTACCCAGGTCTCCCGTAAAGCCTATGGACTCCATAACATCACCATCCATAGCAGAACTCCACAACAGTGTGACGAATTGTGATCCTCCTCTCAGGCTAACCAAACCTTCCCATTTTACCAATATTAAACCAGTTGAGAAATTGGACCACTCAAGGAGTAATACTCCCTCTCCCTTAAAtctttcctccacatcttctAAAAACTCCCACAGTAGTTCTTACACTCCAAACAGCTTCTCTTCTGAGGAGCTCCAGGCTGAGCCTTTGGACTTGTCATtaccaaaacaaatgaaagaaccCAAAAGTATTATAGccacaaagaacaaaacaaaagctagCAGCATAAATTTAGACCATAACAGTATTTCTTCATCATCTGAAAACTCGGATGAGCCTCTAAACTTGACTTTTATCAAGAAGGAGTTTTCAAACTCAAATAATCTGGACAACAAAAGCACTAACCCAGTGTTCGGCATGAACCCATTTAGTGCCAAAACTTTGTACACAGCTCTTCCTCCACAAAGCGCATTTCCCCCTGCCACTTTCATGCCACCAGTCCAGACCAGTATCCCTGGGCTACGACCATACCCGGGACTGGATCAGATGAGCTTCCTACCACATATGGCCTATACTTACCCAACTGGAGCAGCTACTTTTGCTGATATGCAGCAAAGGAGAAAGTACCAGCGGAAACAAGGATTTCAG GGAGAATTGCTTGATGGAGCACAAGACTACATGTCAGGCCTAGATGACATGACAGACTCCGACTCCTGTCTGTCTCGAAAGAAGATCAAGAAGACAGAGAGTGGCATGTATGCATGTGACTTATGTGACAAGACATTCCAGAAAAGCAGTTCCCTTCTGCGGCATAAATACGAACACACAG gccATTAG